Proteins encoded within one genomic window of Dyadobacter chenhuakuii:
- a CDS encoding glycosyltransferase family 2 protein, protein MHFLKKMTQDLRSFLSELKINGTQNTADQQDYPKLTIITPSYNQADYLERTILSVLNQNYPNLEYIIVDGGSTDHSLEVIRKYEKYVSWWVSEKDRGQVHAINKALERATGDYIGFQNSDDVYFPDTFARFGKAAKSQEDDIIYGDLYMITPDDEVTEILKTTSYSFECQILEGMQIHNQTLFFKRALVEKYGKFDESYRFAFDYEFITRYTYQKSTKVRKVEGLGGALRVHPDAKSSTIASVGKEEHAKIQKLYISTNGSAALNKIRYLWCRVRKILYFAVRLDLQYIRFRFSR, encoded by the coding sequence ATGCACTTCCTAAAAAAAATGACGCAGGACTTGCGGAGTTTTCTATCTGAACTGAAAATCAACGGCACTCAGAACACGGCTGATCAGCAGGATTATCCCAAACTCACCATCATTACGCCTTCCTACAACCAGGCCGATTATCTGGAAAGGACGATTCTGAGTGTTTTAAACCAAAATTATCCTAACCTCGAATACATTATCGTAGATGGAGGCTCCACGGATCACAGCTTAGAAGTGATCAGGAAATACGAAAAATATGTCTCCTGGTGGGTTTCTGAAAAGGACAGAGGGCAGGTGCACGCGATCAACAAAGCGCTGGAAAGAGCAACGGGAGACTACATTGGCTTCCAAAATTCGGACGATGTATATTTTCCGGACACGTTTGCTCGTTTTGGAAAAGCGGCCAAGAGCCAGGAAGACGATATCATTTATGGTGACCTGTATATGATCACCCCGGATGATGAAGTGACAGAAATCCTGAAAACAACGTCATACAGCTTTGAATGTCAGATTTTGGAAGGAATGCAGATTCATAACCAAACGCTATTTTTCAAACGGGCATTGGTAGAAAAATACGGCAAATTCGATGAATCTTACCGGTTTGCCTTCGACTATGAATTTATCACGCGTTACACATACCAGAAATCGACAAAAGTGCGGAAAGTGGAAGGCTTAGGCGGGGCATTGCGCGTGCACCCTGATGCAAAGTCATCTACGATCGCATCTGTCGGAAAAGAGGAACACGCCAAAATTCAGAAATTGTACATTTCAACGAACGGTTCAGCAGCTCTCAACAAAATAAGGTATCTTTGGTGCCGAGTTCGTAAAATTCTCTATTTCGCGGTGCGATTAGATTTACAATATATCCGTTTCAGATTTTCCAGATGA